In Pseudomonas sp. MTM4, one genomic interval encodes:
- a CDS encoding MATE family efflux transporter, with the protein MLLTAWQHAPTHKRVWALAAPMILSNISVPLVALVDSAVIGHLPHAHQLASVAVGGSLYTLLVWVMGFLRMGTTGFAAQAAGRKDGGALRQILLQGLLLALGFALLLSVVALPLKGFALQLMQPSAELDALTQQYFYTRLFGLPAALASLALIGWFLGAQNARAPLAILLTTNLVNVALDLWFVLGLGWGVAGAARASVIAEWCGVLVGLALTRGALLRHPGQLDGSILRRWASWRPLMSVNRDIFVRSLALQLVFFLVTVQGTRLGDATVAANALLLNGLMLTAHALDGLAHAVEALSGHAIGARDRTELRRILTVAGGWSLLASLVFGLFFLLGGELFVGFQTDIPAVRETALVYLPYLAALPLVAVWSYLLDGLFIGATRAREMRNAMLFAVAISLPLGLLLRGMGNHGLWLAFLAFMLVRGICLGSIARRLQRQQQWFTSIHMAPAAPETPTANTTKGR; encoded by the coding sequence ATGTTGTTGACCGCCTGGCAGCACGCGCCCACCCACAAACGGGTATGGGCGCTGGCTGCGCCGATGATTCTGTCCAATATTTCCGTGCCACTGGTGGCGCTGGTCGACAGCGCCGTGATCGGCCATCTGCCGCACGCGCATCAGCTTGCTTCGGTGGCGGTGGGCGGCAGTCTGTACACCCTGCTGGTGTGGGTGATGGGCTTTCTTCGCATGGGCACCACCGGTTTCGCCGCGCAGGCCGCCGGGCGTAAAGACGGCGGCGCGCTGCGCCAGATCCTCCTGCAGGGTTTGTTACTGGCGCTGGGCTTCGCGCTGCTATTGAGCGTGGTCGCCTTGCCGCTCAAAGGCTTCGCCCTGCAACTGATGCAACCCTCGGCCGAGCTCGACGCGCTCACCCAGCAGTATTTCTACACGCGGCTGTTCGGCTTGCCCGCCGCACTGGCGAGCCTGGCACTGATCGGCTGGTTCCTCGGCGCACAGAATGCCCGCGCGCCCTTGGCGATCCTGCTGACCACCAACCTCGTCAACGTCGCGCTGGACCTGTGGTTCGTCCTCGGCCTCGGCTGGGGCGTGGCCGGCGCGGCACGCGCCTCGGTGATCGCCGAATGGTGCGGCGTGCTGGTCGGCCTGGCGCTGACGCGCGGCGCCTTGCTGCGCCATCCGGGACAGCTGGACGGCAGCATCCTGCGCCGTTGGGCCAGCTGGCGGCCACTGATGTCGGTCAACCGCGACATCTTCGTGCGCTCGCTGGCGCTTCAGCTCGTATTCTTTCTGGTCACCGTGCAAGGGACGCGGCTGGGCGACGCCACAGTGGCGGCCAATGCGCTGTTACTCAACGGCTTGATGCTCACCGCCCATGCGCTCGATGGTCTGGCGCACGCGGTCGAAGCACTCAGCGGCCACGCTATCGGCGCTCGGGACCGCACCGAGCTGCGCCGCATCCTGACCGTGGCCGGGGGATGGTCGCTGCTCGCCAGCCTCGTCTTCGGCCTGTTCTTCCTACTCGGCGGCGAGCTGTTCGTCGGCTTTCAGACCGACATCCCCGCCGTCCGCGAAACGGCGCTCGTCTACCTGCCCTACCTCGCCGCGCTGCCGCTGGTGGCCGTCTGGAGTTATCTGCTGGATGGCCTGTTCATCGGCGCGACCCGCGCGCGGGAAATGCGCAATGCGATGCTGTTCGCCGTGGCGATTTCATTACCATTGGGCTTGCTGTTGCGCGGCATGGGCAATCATGGATTGTGGTTGGCCTTTCTCGCCTTCATGCTGGTGCGTGGCATTTGCCTGGGCAGCATCGCCCGACGCCTGCAACGTCAACAACAATGGTTCACCTCGATCCACATGGCGCCTGCTGCACCCGAAACCCCCACAGCAAACACAACCAAAGGACGCTGA
- a CDS encoding SdiA-regulated domain-containing protein, whose protein sequence is MPIITNVRPQWLPGARPRVWALGMLAAASLYCATAFHLDERLYYGLKSAWHENSWEARSLWLPEYKVRVDALSVASVDDNLSGLTFDERRNHLWAVVNNPEELVALDRDGNFLARYPLKGFTDVEGITYLGDNLLAVAEERSQTLVILPVPERPGALQRADYASISLGLGSGDNTGFEGLGYDRAGDRLFVVKEHSPRELYEIQGIKSSLHGQLNLSIIDRKEWIADKDMASDLSSVHFDERTGHLVLLSDEAKMMLELDSDGELVSYRSLWSGFAGLKDSVPQAEGMTFDNKGELYLVSEPNLFYAFERQ, encoded by the coding sequence ATGCCGATCATTACGAATGTACGACCGCAGTGGCTGCCGGGCGCGCGCCCTCGGGTCTGGGCGCTAGGCATGCTGGCAGCCGCTTCGCTCTATTGCGCCACGGCCTTTCACCTGGATGAGCGGCTCTACTACGGCTTGAAGTCGGCCTGGCACGAGAACAGCTGGGAAGCGCGTAGCCTGTGGTTGCCTGAATACAAGGTGCGTGTCGATGCGCTGTCGGTAGCCTCGGTCGACGACAACCTCTCCGGACTGACCTTCGATGAGCGCCGCAATCACCTCTGGGCGGTGGTCAACAACCCCGAGGAACTGGTCGCGCTGGACCGCGATGGCAACTTCCTTGCGCGCTATCCGTTGAAGGGTTTCACCGACGTCGAGGGCATCACCTACCTGGGCGATAATCTGCTGGCGGTTGCCGAAGAGCGCAGCCAGACGCTGGTGATCCTGCCGGTGCCCGAGCGCCCCGGCGCGCTGCAGCGCGCGGACTATGCGTCGATCTCGTTGGGGCTGGGCTCGGGCGACAATACCGGTTTCGAAGGGCTTGGATATGATCGCGCCGGTGACCGGCTGTTCGTGGTCAAGGAGCATTCGCCGCGCGAGCTCTACGAAATCCAGGGCATCAAGAGCAGCCTGCACGGTCAGTTGAACCTGAGCATCATCGACCGCAAAGAATGGATAGCAGACAAGGACATGGCCAGCGACCTGTCCTCGGTGCACTTCGACGAGCGCACCGGGCATCTGGTGCTGCTCAGCGACGAGGCGAAGATGATGCTGGAGCTCGACAGCGACGGTGAGCTGGTCAGCTATCGCTCGCTGTGGAGTGGTTTTGCCGGGCTGAAAGACAGCGTGCCCCAGGCCGAGGGTATGACCTTCGATAACAAGGGCGAGCTGTATCTCGTCAGCGAACCCAACCTGTTCTACGCCTTCGAGCGCCAGTAG
- a CDS encoding DMT family transporter: MPVVAWWLFVLPFIAGAFLPLQAGINGQVAKHLNSVMGAALLSFAIGTVALICVVLIQRDVPSLQALKSLNWWHWTTGLMGCVLIATAAFAGPRIGALLLMALILAGQLSMALLLDHFGWAGFRQSSISIGKIAGLLLIVAGVWMIRRG; encoded by the coding sequence ATGCCGGTCGTTGCCTGGTGGCTTTTTGTTTTGCCGTTTATCGCCGGGGCATTCTTGCCGCTGCAGGCAGGCATCAACGGACAAGTCGCCAAACACCTGAACAGCGTCATGGGCGCGGCGCTGCTGTCTTTTGCAATCGGCACCGTAGCGCTGATCTGCGTCGTTCTGATCCAGCGAGACGTGCCTTCGCTTCAAGCGCTGAAAAGCCTCAACTGGTGGCATTGGACCACCGGCTTGATGGGCTGCGTATTGATCGCCACGGCGGCTTTCGCCGGCCCGCGCATCGGCGCGCTGCTGCTCATGGCGCTGATACTGGCCGGGCAGCTGAGCATGGCGCTGCTGCTCGATCACTTCGGTTGGGCGGGATTCCGGCAATCCTCGATCAGCATCGGGAAGATTGCCGGCCTGCTGCTGATCGTCGCTGGCGTCTGGATGATCCGCCGCGGCTGA
- a CDS encoding DUF4136 domain-containing protein, with product MIRSLLMLPLLLLLAACQSTQVQRDFDPQRDFSAYRTWSWQEPALQYRPDDPRIKSDLTEQRIRSAVSEQLDQRGLRQAQGANPADVLIQAWFIVDERSQQYTSASMGAWGSPWHGFWGGPMYTDTRTIHYQVGTLQIDFYDADDGKLIWRGSAEQVLRDNPGSPQERAGMFRETVTKVLSQYPPH from the coding sequence ATGATCCGTTCATTACTGATGCTTCCCCTGCTCCTGCTGTTGGCCGCCTGCCAGAGCACCCAGGTACAGCGCGATTTCGACCCGCAGCGCGACTTCTCCGCCTATCGGACCTGGAGCTGGCAGGAACCGGCGCTGCAATACCGCCCGGATGATCCGCGCATCAAGAGCGACCTCACCGAACAGCGCATTCGCAGCGCGGTCAGCGAGCAGCTCGACCAACGTGGCCTGCGCCAGGCCCAGGGCGCCAACCCCGCAGATGTGCTGATCCAGGCCTGGTTCATCGTCGACGAGCGCTCCCAGCAATACACCTCCGCATCGATGGGCGCCTGGGGTAGCCCCTGGCACGGCTTTTGGGGTGGTCCGATGTACACCGATACCCGCACCATTCATTACCAGGTCGGCACGCTGCAGATCGATTTTTACGACGCCGATGACGGCAAGCTGATCTGGCGCGGCAGCGCCGAGCAAGTTCTGCGCGATAATCCCGGCAGCCCGCAGGAACGCGCCGGGATGTTTCGCGAGACAGTCACGAAAGTCCTGTCCCAATACCCGCCGCACTGA
- a CDS encoding DUF4136 domain-containing protein, whose translation MSIRTALPLLCSLLGLSLAACQSSNPYTSESAPIPPAPPVEQIQSPIYPAAPRDFSSYQSWSWRTPPAGTASLAGQELQEMVAGALDQRGLRPAPNNSQGDVQISASAQMETRVRQTYDDYGPRVGVGRYGGGYGYGSGYGIGTSAPIVRNYEEEVVSVRIEMFDASSGQSVWSNRAEARSGGDQGERKDAARDAVNRALADYPPR comes from the coding sequence ATGTCGATCCGCACTGCTTTGCCACTGCTCTGTTCCCTGCTCGGTCTAAGTCTTGCGGCCTGCCAGAGCAGCAATCCCTACACCAGCGAATCCGCTCCGATTCCCCCGGCGCCGCCCGTCGAGCAGATCCAGTCGCCGATCTATCCGGCCGCGCCGCGAGACTTTTCCAGCTACCAGAGCTGGAGCTGGCGCACCCCACCGGCCGGGACGGCCTCGCTTGCCGGCCAAGAGTTACAGGAGATGGTGGCTGGTGCTCTGGATCAGCGCGGCCTGCGCCCGGCGCCGAACAACAGTCAGGGCGATGTGCAGATCAGTGCCAGCGCCCAGATGGAAACGCGGGTGCGACAAACCTACGATGATTACGGGCCCCGCGTCGGTGTGGGTCGCTATGGTGGCGGCTATGGATACGGCAGCGGCTACGGCATCGGAACGAGCGCGCCCATCGTGCGCAACTATGAAGAAGAGGTGGTATCGGTGCGCATCGAGATGTTCGACGCGAGCTCCGGCCAATCCGTCTGGAGCAACCGTGCCGAAGCCCGTAGCGGAGGCGATCAAGGCGAGCGCAAGGATGCGGCACGTGACGCCGTGAACCGCGCGCTTGCCGACTACCCGCCGCGCTGA
- a CDS encoding methyltransferase: protein MSDRHFDELATRFAEKIYGGAKGAIRLAVLQADLAEVLPQRPLRVLDIGAGLGHMSLWLAQQGHQVTLAEPAEPMLEGARERFAEAGQNATFIQAPWQDVENHVEGRFDLVICHAVLEWLAEPQAILPVLHRLAAADGWLSLAFYNRDALIYRNLLKGHFKKLRSQSFAGERQSLTPQQPLDPRELATQLAPHWQVESTSGVRVFHDYMPADFQARTEPADLIEMELAYRRHPTFAGLGRYLHWLCRPR, encoded by the coding sequence ATGAGCGACCGCCATTTCGACGAGCTGGCGACGCGCTTCGCCGAGAAGATCTACGGCGGCGCCAAGGGTGCGATCCGCCTCGCAGTGCTGCAGGCGGACCTCGCCGAAGTGCTGCCGCAACGCCCGCTGCGCGTGCTCGATATTGGCGCCGGCCTCGGCCATATGAGCCTCTGGCTCGCGCAGCAAGGCCATCAGGTGACCCTAGCCGAGCCTGCCGAACCGATGCTCGAAGGTGCTCGCGAGCGTTTTGCCGAAGCGGGCCAGAACGCCACCTTTATTCAGGCACCCTGGCAGGACGTAGAAAACCATGTCGAGGGCCGTTTCGATCTGGTTATCTGCCACGCGGTGCTGGAATGGCTGGCCGAACCGCAGGCGATCCTGCCGGTGCTGCATCGCCTGGCCGCCGCCGATGGCTGGCTGTCGCTGGCCTTCTACAACCGCGACGCGCTGATCTACCGCAACCTGCTCAAAGGGCATTTCAAAAAGCTGCGCAGCCAGAGCTTTGCCGGCGAGCGCCAGAGCCTGACGCCGCAACAGCCGCTCGACCCACGTGAACTGGCCACGCAACTCGCACCGCACTGGCAGGTCGAATCAACCAGTGGCGTGCGTGTATTTCATGATTACATGCCCGCCGATTTTCAGGCCCGCACCGAGCCTGCCGACCTGATCGAGATGGAACTGGCGTACCGCCGCCACCCTACTTTCGCAGGCCTCGGGCGTTACCTGCACTGGTTGTGTCGGCCCCGCTGA
- a CDS encoding nucleotide pyrophosphohydrolase, giving the protein MNIEQITQRLHAIRDRNDWQRFHSPKNLVMAASVEMSELVEIFQWLTEDESRQLPADKLEHAGQEVGDILMYLLLMCSELGIDIEQALLAKLADNERRFAQ; this is encoded by the coding sequence ATGAACATCGAACAGATCACCCAACGCCTGCACGCGATCCGCGACCGCAACGACTGGCAACGCTTTCATAGCCCGAAAAACCTGGTCATGGCCGCCAGCGTGGAAATGTCCGAGCTGGTAGAAATCTTCCAGTGGCTAACCGAAGACGAGTCGCGCCAGCTGCCGGCCGACAAGCTGGAACACGCAGGCCAGGAAGTCGGCGACATCCTTATGTACCTGCTGCTGATGTGCAGCGAGCTGGGCATCGACATAGAGCAAGCGCTGCTAGCCAAGCTGGCGGATAACGAGCGGCGGTTCGCCCAATGA
- the cra gene encoding catabolite repressor/activator: protein MKLTDIARLANVSVTTASYVLNGKAVQRRISQATVDRVMAVAEQQGFQLDQQAAGLRRGQSRTLGFIVPDLENPSYARLAKLLEQRARQLGYQLLIASSDDEPDAERQVIQVLRSRRCDALIVASCLPADDASYRKIQASGTPVIALDRALDAEHFCSVVSDDREAAAQLTRSLNIPADAHIALISARPGLRISQQREQGFRQALESHAGQVNVMQAEQFSRACGREQMLALLDQGPLPDALITTAYVLLEGVFDALSECGLLWPTQLRLATFGDAQLLDFLPIPVNAISQQHEQIAELALDQAIRAIEQNDYRPGVLAVERVLRVRRSAVTA from the coding sequence TTGAAACTGACCGACATCGCCCGCCTCGCCAACGTCTCGGTGACCACCGCCAGCTACGTCCTCAACGGCAAGGCCGTACAGCGGCGGATAAGCCAGGCCACGGTGGATCGGGTGATGGCAGTGGCTGAGCAACAAGGATTCCAGCTCGATCAGCAGGCCGCCGGTTTGCGGCGCGGGCAGTCGCGCACCCTGGGCTTCATCGTTCCCGACCTGGAAAACCCCAGCTATGCGCGCCTGGCCAAACTGCTCGAACAGCGCGCCCGCCAGCTTGGTTATCAGCTGCTGATCGCCAGCTCCGATGACGAGCCGGACGCCGAGCGCCAAGTCATCCAAGTGCTGCGCTCGCGCCGCTGCGATGCGCTGATCGTTGCCAGCTGCCTGCCGGCGGATGACGCCAGCTATCGCAAGATTCAGGCGAGCGGCACACCGGTGATCGCCCTCGACCGAGCGCTGGATGCCGAGCACTTCTGCTCCGTGGTCAGCGACGACCGTGAGGCCGCGGCGCAGCTCACGCGCTCGCTAAACATTCCAGCCGATGCGCATATCGCGCTGATCAGCGCACGGCCCGGATTGCGCATCAGCCAGCAACGCGAGCAAGGCTTTCGCCAGGCGCTGGAAAGCCACGCGGGTCAGGTCAACGTGATGCAGGCCGAGCAGTTCAGCCGCGCCTGCGGTCGTGAGCAGATGCTGGCGCTGCTTGATCAAGGTCCGTTGCCCGACGCGCTGATCACCACCGCCTATGTTCTGCTCGAAGGCGTCTTCGATGCACTGAGCGAATGCGGTCTGCTATGGCCTACGCAGCTGCGGCTAGCCACCTTCGGTGACGCGCAGCTGCTGGATTTCCTGCCGATACCGGTCAACGCCATATCCCAGCAACATGAGCAGATCGCAGAACTGGCGCTGGATCAGGCGATTCGCGCCATCGAGCAGAACGACTATCGCCCCGGCGTGCTCGCCGTGGAGCGCGTGCTGCGAGTACGGCGCAGCGCGGTAACTGCATAG